In Prionailurus viverrinus isolate Anna chromosome C2, UM_Priviv_1.0, whole genome shotgun sequence, one DNA window encodes the following:
- the LOC125174643 gene encoding CMRF35-like molecule 1: MRLLPVVILLVVQGHFSTCVQRTVRGTAMGTLTVHCTYGRGWESYKKWWCRGYEWDSCKILVKSTGSEQLVKKGRASIPDNHSLRIFTVTLEDLWYDDADTYWCGIEKAGNDLGYKVYVDVDPAPDPTDSPKPVARTPAGRASSRPFTQGINSSQPIVLINPHSRSGILAFNVAAENPPVWILLVPPFLATLKWLCQG; the protein is encoded by the coding sequence ATGCGGCTGCTCCCAGTTGTGATCCTTCTTGTCGTCCAAGGCCACTTCTCCACCTGCGTGCAGAGAACGGTGAGAGGCACGGCAATGGGCACACTGACCGTGCACTGTACATATGGGCGGGGTTGGGAATCCTACAAGAAATGGTGGTGTCGTGGGTACGAGTGGGATTCCTGCAAAATCCTTGTTAAAAGCACCGGGTCAGAGCAACTGGTGAAGAAGGGCCGAGCATCCATCCCGGACAATCATAGCCTGCGCATATTCACCGTGACATTGGAGGATCTCTGGTATGACGATGCAGACACCTACTGGTGTGGGATTGAGAAAGCTGGCAATGACCTGGGGTACAAAGTATACGTGGATGTTGACCCAGCCCCTGATCCAACAGACTCTCCCAAGCCTGTAGCAAGAACACCAGCCGGTCGAGCTTCCTCTCGTCCATTTACCCAGGGCATCAACAGCAGCCAGCCTATTGTTCTGATCAACCCCCACAGCAGGTCGGGGATCTTGGCCTTCAATGTAGCAGCAGAGAATCCTCCTGTGTGGATCCTCCTGGTACCTCCTTTCCTTGCCACCCTCAAGTGGCTCTGCCAAGGATAA